The following DNA comes from Kluyveromyces lactis strain NRRL Y-1140 chromosome E complete sequence.
GTAGACCTCTTTGGAATTTAGGTTCTTTGAACCTATCTGCTTGAGGTACCACTATGGTGTGTTGGCAATGTGTTGCTAATGTGGAATTGCGGTTACCAGTTACTGCTATCCTAATGCACTTTTCCCAGTAACTTCCTCCGGCTTTCAAATATCGTAGTAGATTTAATACTTCATCAGTTTCTCCAGAGGTGGAACAAAATATCAGCGAATCGTTCGGTTGGCAGCACCCCATATCACCGTGCATTGCTTCAATGGGATGCAAATCTCGCGCAGGAATCCCCATCGAAGTTAACATTGCTACCGTCTTGCATATTATTTTGTATGATTTTCCGCATCCTACGAATATAAGCTTGCCTCCGTTGCGAAGACTATTCACCATATTATTGAGGGTCTGGTGCAAATTTTGTAATTCGTCTTTGTCATAATAGAATAATGCAGCATCTTCAAACGCAAGAGCATGGTGGTACAACAAATCTGTGAACTCCATGCTAGGACGCACCCTTCCGTACCGTTCCAATCTGCCTAATTGGTGATATCAGGTTAAATACCTTCAGCCCGTGTTACCTGTTacttgattttgaagaggTAAAGCGGTCTTTGACAGGTTAACTcgttaaagaaaagaaagaaattgaaaatgactAAGGGAAGGAAGGCTGATAACCCTTCtcaaatcaattttgataaGAAGGTTATAAACTCTGATGGATTCACGAACGAATCGTTGAATAGCTAATACTATGGAATACACTCCAACCTAACAACAGATTTTCTCAACTTTGCTCAGTTTCTCCCCTCCAGTGGGCGATGAGCAACTCGCTATTCCTGAACAAAATAATCCGTTGTAATTATATGCAAGCAAGCAATTATAATCACAAAACTAGAATGGATCATCAGACGAAAAGTAGGTTGAAAAGGGACTGTGAGTTATGTAAACGCAAGATTCCAAACACAAGGAAcaactatatatatatatatcactTCATATCTTGCTTTTAGTTTATACTGACAAATCCATACAGAATTTCAAGGTCGTATGAAATAATGCCTGGTATTAACCGATGTAAATACGACAGACCTAGTGTAATTTTCTATCATTCTTGTGTACAGTTGATAAGTTTTTTATGTGGTGTCTTTTCAGTTCTAAATCCAATGTCTCTATTCAGCTGGATCGACACCTTTGGGTCAGCAGCataaatttcttttctgattCTTTCAGGAATAAAATGAGCTT
Coding sequences within:
- a CDS encoding SIS domain-containing protein (conserved hypothetical protein), producing the protein MEFTDLLYHHALAFEDAALFYYDKDELQNLHQTLNNMVNSLRNGGKLIFVGCGKSYKIICKTVAMLTSMGIPARDLHPIEAMHGDMGCCQPNDSLIFCSTSGETDEVLNLLRYLKAGGSYWEKCIRIAVTGNRNSTLATHCQHTIVVPQADRFKEPKFQRGLRAPTISTSLMVTVLDCICIEISKAWFGNDPVKREIFFNERHPGGGIGKITSSTNLTQLVRAPTDYQTPQYHSYMVKRNETLTETQFLSLLITFDYIQFSPKNVRVPTCLLREEHKRAVHSGTVPEWFRRYL